In Verrucomicrobiia bacterium, a single genomic region encodes these proteins:
- a CDS encoding tyrosine-type recombinase/integrase → MKFRNPETDAIEQISTGFNTGDARQYLKAVQMRNEYAVKETNSAKANALNPFSKWAPDYIKTTHANSPGTLKRYLSTWNLLAAYFSALKITAPAQVRRSHCLEYVTWRSDVRHLNNSQTEKGKHVGRNTIILELRVLHKIMQEAVNREFIIANPASRLGLKKDPSRVKDEISDEQFALIEDEVKRRLRTADTPKQKLVADYLFVSWEIARLQGIRLKETHIRLDRINFAHGSLPIKAKGNKFEDVPINPNLLPFLHQLKKDGRTYTYEMPKHPAQPWFKVFKRLRKHYLGFENISFHSTRVTAITRMERAGVPETVMMKAVTHASPTVHRVYRRIDPKELAPYWNALNVKKPGETSASKNPKHENQD, encoded by the coding sequence TTGAAATTCCGCAATCCGGAGACGGATGCGATTGAACAAATCTCTACCGGCTTTAATACCGGCGATGCGCGGCAATATCTTAAAGCCGTCCAGATGCGGAACGAGTATGCCGTTAAAGAAACAAACTCCGCCAAGGCCAATGCCCTCAACCCGTTTTCCAAATGGGCTCCTGATTATATCAAAACCACCCACGCCAATTCGCCGGGAACGCTCAAGCGTTATTTGAGCACTTGGAACCTTCTGGCGGCTTATTTTTCCGCACTGAAAATAACCGCACCGGCTCAGGTTCGCCGGTCGCATTGTTTGGAGTATGTGACGTGGCGTTCCGACGTTCGCCATTTGAACAATTCCCAAACCGAAAAGGGAAAGCACGTGGGCCGAAACACGATCATTCTCGAATTGCGTGTGCTCCACAAAATCATGCAGGAGGCAGTTAACCGGGAGTTTATTATCGCCAATCCCGCGAGCCGGCTCGGACTGAAAAAAGATCCCTCGCGCGTGAAAGACGAAATTTCTGACGAACAGTTTGCCTTGATCGAGGACGAAGTTAAACGCCGCCTGCGCACCGCCGACACGCCAAAACAAAAATTGGTTGCCGATTACCTTTTCGTGTCCTGGGAAATCGCCCGGCTTCAAGGCATCCGCCTGAAGGAAACTCACATTCGCCTCGACCGTATTAACTTCGCTCACGGCAGCCTGCCCATAAAAGCCAAAGGTAATAAATTTGAAGACGTTCCAATCAATCCCAACCTGCTTCCCTTTCTCCACCAGCTTAAAAAAGACGGCCGCACTTACACTTATGAGATGCCGAAACACCCGGCCCAGCCGTGGTTTAAAGTTTTCAAACGGTTGCGCAAACATTATCTGGGATTTGAAAACATCAGCTTCCACTCGACACGCGTGACTGCCATTACCCGGATGGAGCGCGCCGGAGTTCCCGAGACGGTGATGATGAAAGCGGTTACTCATGCGTCTCCAACCGTTCACCGGGTTTACCGCCGGATTGATCCGAAAGAGCTGGCGCCATATTGGAATGCTCTGAATGTGAAGAAACCCGGCGAGACTTCGGCTTCAAAAAATCCGAAGCACGAAAATCAGGATTAG
- a CDS encoding serine protease yields MQIDNAVRPLPLRALQNWLIEKRAGLNVSRRATHLKLLLLVLILIPCLSHGQTLKPEEIYQRILPTVMTLHVQNARGENYIGTAFLALDKNVAVTAWHVVSDAAKVTAKFSDGRVVNVQQLIDKDEEHDIALIRLDGANRPEATLSVADPAVGSRAYVIGAPKGFDFSITDGLVSQLQTIHGSEQYQVSCPISGGNSGGPVVNERGEVLGVAAWTQKDAQNLSFAIPASFLTHLNPHHTPTPWSAVAAASGKISLLSAQSVNTSEPQRDIADLKHFLNNSAGERVTITVTKGDGEKKFDVVLPKNFAR; encoded by the coding sequence GTGCAGATAGATAACGCAGTCCGGCCCTTGCCACTGCGCGCTTTACAAAATTGGCTGATTGAGAAGCGCGCCGGTCTGAACGTCTCTCGCCGCGCAACACACCTCAAACTCCTCCTGCTGGTATTGATTCTCATCCCCTGTCTTTCTCACGGCCAGACATTGAAGCCGGAGGAAATTTATCAAAGAATTTTACCCACGGTGATGACCTTGCACGTGCAGAATGCGCGCGGAGAAAATTATATTGGAACCGCTTTTCTTGCGTTGGATAAAAATGTGGCGGTCACGGCCTGGCACGTCGTCAGCGATGCCGCCAAGGTCACGGCTAAATTTTCTGACGGTCGCGTGGTGAATGTTCAGCAGTTGATTGACAAGGACGAGGAGCATGACATCGCCTTGATCCGGCTCGATGGCGCGAATCGTCCCGAGGCAACTTTATCGGTGGCAGACCCGGCGGTGGGTTCGCGAGCTTACGTCATCGGCGCGCCCAAAGGATTTGATTTCAGCATCACCGACGGATTGGTCAGCCAGCTCCAAACCATCCACGGTTCAGAGCAATATCAAGTCTCCTGCCCCATCTCCGGCGGCAATAGCGGCGGTCCGGTGGTCAATGAGCGCGGTGAAGTTTTGGGCGTGGCCGCCTGGACGCAAAAGGACGCACAGAACTTGAGTTTCGCCATTCCCGCGAGTTTTCTTACCCATCTCAATCCGCATCACACTCCGACGCCATGGAGCGCCGTCGCCGCTGCCAGTGGCAAAATCTCCTTGCTCTCCGCGCAATCTGTTAACACGAGCGAACCCCAGCGCGACATCGCCGATCTGAAACATTTCCTCAACAACTCCGCCGGCGAACGTGTCACCATCACCGTTACCAAAGGTGACGGTGAGAAAAAATTCGACGTCGTCCTGCCGAAAAATTTCGCCCGCTAA
- a CDS encoding RNA polymerase sigma factor RpoD/SigA, whose protein sequence is MPIEYAIDFKRAKVPYPKPLPVSNLINAASALDTAEDTSPVETHTERQKYDGNTAFRLYLREVGQTKLLTPEEEVKLALRIKKGDKRAREQMIKANLRLVVKIARGYEGCGMPLLDLISEGNVGLMRAVERFDPNKGAKLSTYSTWWIKHAIKRALANQSKTIRLPVHVVEKIFRMRQATTELQSVLGREPTDQELADELGYSAKKIAQYRLASNQPASLEAPLGDERDSKRIADTVSDENAFSPYQHLEEKTNTSMVRELISKLAPRELEILRHRFGLDGEPEKTLDEMGQKFGLTRERIRQLQNGALLKLRKSVEKLEMFGVAA, encoded by the coding sequence ATGCCGATCGAATACGCCATAGATTTCAAACGCGCCAAAGTTCCCTACCCTAAACCTTTGCCGGTTTCGAATTTAATCAACGCCGCTTCCGCTCTCGACACAGCGGAAGACACGAGCCCCGTCGAGACTCACACCGAACGGCAAAAGTATGACGGCAACACGGCATTTAGACTGTATCTGCGCGAGGTCGGCCAAACAAAATTGTTAACACCGGAGGAAGAAGTAAAATTAGCCTTGCGCATCAAAAAAGGCGACAAGCGCGCGCGCGAACAAATGATCAAGGCGAATCTGCGCCTCGTCGTGAAGATTGCCCGCGGCTACGAAGGTTGCGGCATGCCGTTGCTGGACTTGATCAGCGAAGGCAATGTCGGCCTGATGCGCGCGGTCGAGCGCTTCGATCCCAACAAGGGCGCCAAACTTTCGACTTACAGCACCTGGTGGATCAAGCACGCCATCAAGCGCGCGCTCGCCAATCAGTCCAAAACGATCCGCCTGCCAGTGCACGTCGTCGAAAAGATTTTCCGCATGCGCCAGGCGACGACGGAATTACAAAGCGTCCTTGGCCGCGAACCGACCGATCAGGAGCTGGCGGACGAACTGGGTTACAGCGCGAAGAAAATTGCACAATATCGTCTCGCGTCCAATCAGCCGGCCTCGCTCGAAGCGCCGCTGGGCGACGAACGGGATTCCAAGCGCATCGCCGATACGGTCAGCGATGAAAATGCGTTTTCACCCTATCAACATCTTGAGGAAAAGACTAATACCAGCATGGTCCGCGAATTGATTTCAAAACTTGCCCCGCGCGAATTGGAAATCCTGCGGCACCGGTTCGGCCTGGATGGCGAACCCGAAAAAACTCTGGACGAGATGGGCCAAAAATTCGGCCTTACCCGTGAACGCATTCGCCAATTACAAAATGGCGCCCTCCTGAAACTCCGCAAGAGTGTGGAGAAGCTTGAGATGTTCGGCGTGGCTGCCTAA
- a CDS encoding PRC-barrel domain-containing protein, which translates to MIFISATALCCATVSARTDEADANDPVLRDRDVAAAQRSVPTESLGDLRRAKEIIGREIVDEKDQKLGRVKELALDLQNGRVAEVIIAPNGALGMDQKLVAVPPSSFASDRTRGALRFDGDANVLRNSPEFNLSQWNEATQYVEIRETYQRFGVAPYFVHDQQPALGTASTHGVENYYSSDRPAPLPELGYIARATRLTGTTAMNSLDERLGKINDYVLDLHDGRIVEVVLATGGFLGIDETFRAVPPTAFHWNSDHTSLALETSSEVFRASPHFKASEWGYALEPASIGDIYDNYHVQPYFLTRDMDLNAQNVRTRDQQPAPRPDLSDDEISRQIHEFIMTNNGIVSTDARNIKIVTVDGKVTLSGPVDTAEEKRLIGEAAAKVVSADKVDNQLEVHATPLNVPFSNSTGQTQ; encoded by the coding sequence TTGATTTTTATAAGCGCCACAGCGCTTTGTTGCGCCACCGTTTCCGCGCGAACGGATGAGGCGGATGCCAATGATCCGGTATTGCGTGATCGCGATGTGGCGGCGGCTCAACGCAGCGTTCCGACGGAATCGCTTGGTGATTTGCGGCGCGCCAAAGAAATCATCGGCCGCGAGATCGTGGATGAAAAAGATCAAAAGCTTGGCCGGGTGAAAGAACTGGCGTTGGACCTGCAAAATGGCCGCGTGGCCGAAGTGATCATTGCTCCCAATGGCGCATTGGGAATGGACCAAAAACTTGTCGCCGTGCCGCCGTCGAGTTTTGCCTCGGACCGCACACGCGGGGCATTGCGTTTCGACGGCGATGCAAATGTCCTGAGAAATTCGCCTGAGTTCAACTTATCGCAGTGGAACGAAGCGACCCAATATGTCGAGATTCGCGAAACCTATCAGCGTTTTGGAGTGGCGCCTTATTTTGTCCATGACCAGCAACCCGCGCTGGGCACGGCCTCCACTCATGGAGTGGAAAACTATTATTCATCGGATCGCCCGGCTCCCTTGCCGGAATTGGGATATATCGCGCGCGCGACTCGTTTGACCGGCACGACAGCGATGAATTCCCTGGATGAACGCCTGGGCAAGATCAATGATTACGTGCTCGATTTGCATGACGGTCGCATCGTGGAAGTAGTGCTCGCCACCGGCGGTTTTCTTGGCATTGATGAAACCTTTCGCGCAGTGCCACCTACGGCTTTCCATTGGAATTCAGACCACACGAGTCTTGCCCTCGAAACTTCCAGCGAAGTATTCAGAGCATCGCCGCATTTCAAAGCCTCCGAATGGGGTTACGCGCTTGAACCCGCGTCCATTGGCGACATATATGATAACTACCATGTTCAGCCTTATTTTCTCACGCGGGATATGGATCTCAATGCGCAAAATGTTCGCACTCGCGACCAGCAGCCCGCGCCCCGCCCCGACCTGTCGGATGACGAAATCTCACGCCAGATTCATGAGTTCATCATGACCAACAACGGCATCGTTTCAACGGACGCCAGGAATATTAAAATCGTTACCGTGGACGGCAAGGTGACATTGTCCGGTCCGGTGGATACGGCGGAGGAAAAGCGCTTGATCGGCGAAGCGGCGGCAAAGGTGGTATCGGCTGATAAAGTGGATAACCAATTAGAAGTTCACGCTACGCCGCTCAATGTGCCGTTTTCAAATTCAACGGGACAAACGCAATAA